The following nucleotide sequence is from Coffea eugenioides isolate CCC68of chromosome 10, Ceug_1.0, whole genome shotgun sequence.
tttttcgtgaacacatttCTCTATCACCTTTTTTTCCGGCAGCAAATGACAGTCAACAAACAATACTGAACTTTTTGAAAGGGGGGTATATTGATCTACTGAAATGAGAGCATGAATGAATTAATTACCCGTGGAATAAACGCTTTCAGAAGCTTTCTTCCGCCacaaaaaaggacaaaaagaaagaaagttcgtttaaaaaaaaaaatgaaggcaGCCACAAGAATCGATGAgtacataaatatacatatatatatatatattctggGGAAAGAAGAATCGATGACTATTGTCAAGTCGCGCGCTATCTATCATGCAAAAGGTTTGCCTAAGAATAATTGGTCagaaatataataataataatgtggGTCGCAGGCAGATATTTGTATCCATGAGAGAGGGCAGAGGGTCAAATAGTGAAAAGAAAGAACCTCGGGCCCCTAAAAATATAAATATCCAATTTGAATCGCTATTTACTACTGCTACTAAACAAACGCTCATCATTGAATTATGGCAACTAATTAGTGCTTTTCACGTTTTGGTTAGCCTAGATTAGTATTGAAAATTGATCCGATGCGGCCACTGATTCTTGATGATTTCTTCTAAACTGATTTCTGATTTTCGTCAAAGACCTCGGGGGCAAGCTACGGCTGGATTTGGGCCGTCGTCGGTCTCGTATATattattgaaaaattaaatctaaATATGGCCACTAATTAGGGGATGTCACGTGTTTGTTAAAGCTGACAAAAGAGAAATAATTTCTTCCATTCTGATAATTATGAGGATGGCGCCCGTGACagattacatatatatatatatacacgtatATATATAGATTATAGAGCCAGTCACAAGGCTATACTATTAGCACTAAGCCAAGTCGGAGTTCAAGTTCAAGGTTGGTCCTTGGCAACTTCTAAGTTGTCTTATCGAACAGATGTTAATAAGTTAACTCAGCTTGAAAAAGTTATTGACAACGTTATCCCGACAATTTTGACTAATGATGGGGAGCAGAATGAATGAAATAACGAGATAGAGAAAGTCTAGACAACATAATTATCtcaataattatttctttatgtatgtgtgttttattattattatttttttataaaacaaaACGAATAGTATGAGTAAAAAACTAGTTAGAAATCATCCAACACGGTTTATTTAATGCATGATACATAAAATATgtctgatttgaaaaattattgaatttaacagagttacaaaaaaaatatatatataatgtgaATCACAAATCATCAGATCTGACCAATTGTATAATTTGGATttccaattttattttacaaaAGTAAATTGCTACTGTTTGaaattgtttggattgcattgtGTTAtgtttatatacatatatatatatatatatacatacatattcTTTCTTCTTCGTTATTTATTGTTTTTGAGTTGGCTCAAGAACAAGTagcaaatttcttttagttttctGAGGAATAACGCCAACGCTAACACAAAATAGCAAGTAGCACTCATAGACACCTTTACCATACGAAAGAATTATAACTTGACGTGATGATTTCAGTTCATAATATACCCTTTGTTTCAGCATTCTAATGGGATTTTGATCTACGCTATAATGATCAAATTTGTAGAAGAAATTTTGTGATATAACTCaatggaaaagaagagaaatttTCTCAACTGGTCTTAATGATTCCATCCATGTTCATTCTCTATGATTTGGTTAGAGACTCACAACTTGAGGATAATGCATGGGCAGATTGATACGTCACGCACCAATTTCACATAAAAgggttggaaaaaaaaaaagaagaagaagaataagagGGAATGAGAGTAAAGCTAGGGCTGTCAACGGTCCGGGTCTAGACCAGGGTCCGGATCGGATCCGTCAAATTTATCCgagtatgggtagggatttaattccgttaccCGGTTCCGGATCCGGACCcgttttttgtcaaaaaaaaaaaaaaacgggtcggatatggaatatagtattccgacccgtatttgacccggatccggatatagatggattaataatttaaaatatatatttattaatataatttgattaggatgATATATTTGAGTAATCAATATAATTGGACCCGGATCCTAATCAATATaattgattagggtgatgtatttgagtaaggttaatttgattttttttgtattagttagaaattagattttaaatatatgtttttttctcatttttgttaggaattataaattttgttagtttttttcgggtagacccggattCGGAACATAGAGTAAAAGACCCGTCGGATAAATGGGTCGGATCCGAATCCGATATAGTGCGCCGAATTCGAGTCTGAAtataatgaattccggcccgttgacaggccCAAGTAAAGCAATTCTTGGACTCGTGAAATGATGCTGATCTTCCGATGTCTTTTGTTGGACGAAGAGGCTTAGGCAGCAGAATAAAGAATTTAACAATATAATATGTCGACATTGTTTCCAGCAATATGAAAAAAATCCTACTTTACAGTTTACACCATTGCTTCATACTAGTATTAAATTAAAAAGAAGTGCTACCACCACATGGGCATTCTACAAAACCATATCCATATGCATCGCAGAAGATTGCTACTCTTTCCATTAATACTACTTGATTACCTTAGATTTGATTTCTTCTGCTTGGATTAACTGTTTTTTAGGATTAACTGTTTTttagggtgtttttgaaatattttactgtagcaATATAGATGAAAACTTTTATTGTAGATGAGGTTGTTTTTAAggtttttttaaaatatatttttgaggttatttttgatatttttgagATTATTTTTATCTGTATATTTCTGTAATATTGTACATGAAAAGGCTCTGTTTGGATGGaagtatttttcaaaaattagtttttcaaatacaataaaattttttaaaaagtactctaaaaggtaatctaaaaattagtttaaatttttttaaaatttaaaagatatctcaaaatatattctagaaacttttCTACTCTTTAATATCCCAaaataatttctaaaaatatcccaaaatatactatTAAATATACTTTTCTAtagcaaaattttttaaaaacatttcaaaaaacagctaattcaaacgaaaaatttgcttttttaaaaaataaacaatccaaacggagcactgtaattttaatttctttgtGCCTACCCTATATATTGGTGTGGAGTGCATAGGAGAGAGTACGTGGAAACTTGCGTTTGCGTACATAAAGCGAAGCAAATTTCATGGAGACGGATCTTTCAATTCTCTGTATGGCCTTTACAGAGATCCACTGTTGTTATACCCATAAAAGAACATTATTAATTGATCCATGCATTATTGTTGCTGGTGCATACAAACTCCCAAGTCAAGGACCCCCCCTTCTTTCTCCCTCGATCTTCTCTTGTTCTTCTTGTATGTTACATCACTTCTGTTACTGTCAATGGGAGTTGACCTCGAAATAGAGCACTGCCTTTACATTTCTTCATTGATCccatcaataatattcctaaAACCAAACTCGATGTAGAATGGAGTCAATCTTAAAATGATTACTCAAAGAGTTAAGAGAGGAATACGAGGCGTTTATTCTCTAATTCTAGAAATAATTCTGCAAAATACTTACTGGTATGAGGCTAAGGCCAACCATATGCTGCTTACCATTGCAGTTTTCTGAATTCGAGAATTCTTCCTCTATCATCCTAATGTTCGGCCATGAATATATCTCTCTCATGCTATTACTCTGTAATAATAATTGAAAGAAAAACTTCTTGAGATGTTTTCATTCATGCAAGCCAAATTTtagtgtgtatatatatatattcattgaTCTGAAATTTCTCATCAACTTGAAAATCTTACCTGCAAGATCAATTCTTATCAACTCTTTAGCTTTGGCATCTTGTTCACCTATCATGTGTATGTAAATGGTTAAAAATTCCAACTAAAAGAAAAGCAAATATCAACTTGAAAATCTTACCACACACTCCATTGCCCTAGTGTCTAGTTGACGACCCCCTAATCATCCTCCATTGATTGGTCTGTGAGGGAAGAATTAGTAAAGTTACCCGTAGCATACCGTTTCCTCATTTAGGAGATGGCTTTGGCTCCGTTGGGAAGTTAATAGTAAAATCCATCTTAATTATTATGGTAAGGGGGTCAGAGGCAACAAAAAAAGTAGAGCGTGTTTTCCGGTGCAAGGACGAATAAGCAAAAGCTGATGCTTCGCCACGTGGGAAAGCATTGACCGTCCGATCGTCATGGATTCATCCTTCATTGATAGAGATTTTTGTTGCAAACTGCAAGAGAACTGTAGAAGCAAGTGGTAAGATTTTGTTGTGCCTGCAGGCTCAAAGAGCCAGTTCATCCAGTGTTGTTAAGTGTGATACCTGTACATGTAAGTGCGTGAGTGCGTGAGAGAGAAGGAGATAGAGAGGAAATATTGGTACTACTATTACTGTTGGTTGTCTTAAATTGAGGTTGCAGAGAGGGGTCTCAGAGGCCATGGCGGCGTTTGCAGGAGCTGTGACTTTAATGCTTCAAAGAAAGACAAGGAATTCAAGTTAGCAGCAGCAAGTCCCCAACTCCAAGACTCAGAGAAGAAAACCGTCCTGCTTCCTTccctcctttctctctctctttctctttctttcttctttctttctttcttctctcaccCCCGCCCTTAAAACATTTTCCCTAAGCCTGTCCTGAAAACTGAAAAGCTGCATTAAAAACAAAAGACACCCGCAAAACACACACACCCTTGCAActttactactactactactactgctACTGCTACCACTTCCCACTTATTCAAACCAACCTACTAGTCCGAACCccaaagaataaaaagaaagggaagaaaagaacTTGATGTTTCACAGCATACCAAATTCTTGTCTAGGGCGTAGAGGTTGAGTTGGGCTATGGATTTTTTTGGAGAATTGAGGAGCAGGAGGGTAGAGTTAGCTGGTGGTGTCTTTCTCACTAGGGGTAGAAAATGTCTGGGTTTTTTTCACTAGGTGGTGGGAAAGAGCAAGAGCAACAAGAGCAGCAAGATACTACCAATAATAGCAGCTTCTATCTGTTCAAGAACGAAGAGATctataacaagggttttgagctATGGCAGCAATACTACCAGTTGCATCAACAAAGAatacatcatcatcatcatcatcaagtAGTTGGGCAGGATGTGGATTTCTCAGTGGGTCCCAGTAGGAGGATCATCAGTAGCGGTAGTGGTGGTAGTGGTAGTATTGGTGATGATTCTTCCTATAGATCAGCAGGATTTAGGGTGATGAGGcacggaggaggaggaggaactGGTAGTGGCAGTagtagtggtggtggtggtggtgctaCTATGAATTGCCAAGACTGTGGGAATCAAGCTAAGAAAGACTGTCCACATATGAGGTGCAGAACTTGTTGTAAGAGCCGAGGGTTTCAGTGCCAAACTCACGTTAAGAGTACTTGGGTTCCTGCTGCCAAAAGGCGTGAAAGACAACAAGTCTCTGCTCTGCAAACTCAACAACAGCAGCAACAACAAAATCAACAACAATTGAGCCTGATCAGAGGTGATAACCCCAAAAGACTCAGAGAAAATCCAGGCGGAGGAGGAGGGGGCTCTTCCTCTCTTGCTTGCACTCGTTTGCCTACTTCCACTTCAGGTAACGTTTGTTTTCTTCAAAAACATTCCAGCAAAATATCAACCAAAGCTCCACGGAGTGGATTTGATGGGCGTTTCATTCATCTAGATACAACTATTTTTCTTATCTTAAAGGCACACTAGTAGTAGTAGGTATTAGGTATGTAGGAATTAGGAGGAAGAAACAACAAAGCACTTGCACACTCTCAATCAGAGACTGTAAATGCTAGCTCTATAGAGAGATATCTCTACAGGAAAGAGAGAAAATACTCTCTATACCAACAAAATTCTCATCAACACTTGGtacatatatttattaataataagAAGTCATACTCACCACAACCACCACAGCCAGCAAAGAGATCATATCTTCATATCCTTTGCGTGCGATCAATGAAGTCCACCTTCCATGGTCAGTCACTCACCCTTTtgtctttatttttctttccatGTCTTCTCTCCTGCCTTTCTTTTCATTCTCCTCCTTTTACTACTGTTACCGAGTAAACCTGACCAAAAAGTCTTGTTCTTGCTCTAGTAAAAATGCTTTCTTTGCACTTCCAAAATTTGCagttcctttttctttaaaGGCCATTTTTTTGTGGGTTCTGATTTTTATTGGCTTGTTTTTTTGACTAGGGTTAGACGTGGGTAACTTTCCGGCTGAAGTGAATTATCCCGCTTCATTTAGGTGCGTAAGAGTGAGTGCAATGGATGATGCAGAAGAACAGTACGCGTATCAGACAGCTGTTAACATAGGAGGTCACGTTTTCAAGGGAATTCTCTACGATCAAGGCCTTGAAAGCCGCTACGCTACTAGTGGAAGAGCTGGTGCTGGCGAAGCTTCCTCAGGCGGCGGTGGAGGTCATGGTCATCATCATGATCATGATCCGCAACCACCACTCAATCTTATCGGGACAGCCGCCGCGGCCACCGCCAACGCTGCAGTCACCTCTACCAACCCTGCTCTCACTATGCTTGACCCTTCCATTTATCCAACTCCACTAAGTGCTTTCATGGCCGGTACGCAATTCTTTCCACCACCAAGGTCttaaaacgaaaaaaaaagaaaacaaagtgcTAACTGGTAGTTGAGGCTAAAGAGCTTTCCCTTCTTGACTGCATTCAGTATACATTGATCTGATGTTGTTTTTCATTAAGTGTATTGACCATTGACATCCCCCCATCGAAGTAGTTGGGACAAAAAAAGGAAGAACAGATGAGTAACAAAAATGTACCATGACATTTCGGTTATGTTGGTTTCCATTTCGAATTTCTTTCCCATTTTGATCGTTTTCATTCTATTAATATTACTAGTATTGTTATTGTTCATCTTCTTGTTGGTTTgatacttttttttaataataattatttttttgggaTTGTTTTTTCCCATTTCGAAAGGTTGGTATAATATGCAACATGTGGATGTGTGCACAGTAGGCATATTCTGTGGGTTTTTGTTCCTTCTTTATGAGTTTACCTGTTTCGGGTGTGATTTTTCGTTGGCTTTTTTCGTTTGTATTGAACTTGCATCtgcttttttcccttttatctgATTCCTTGCCGGAAAAAATTGAGACTAAATAGCTGGTTTCATGTTCGTTTTGGACCAAGATTTTTTATATCCTAGTTCGCTACATGCCATCCATGTTTCATGCAACAAaataatatacattataataTGCGCACCGTTGAAAATCAGAAGAGAAAACGGGGTACTAGAAGCGGTCCAGCTCTGCAAGTCTCCCATGCAGTGGCAAATGGCAGTTTGTCATCACAGTCCCAAAAGTATACGAGTCAAGAAATCTCGCTCCTCTCTCACCTTGTTTTTGTTTGATATACGTGTAGGAtgatttaatgaaaagtttgcTAAACACAAATCT
It contains:
- the LOC113750886 gene encoding protein SHI RELATED SEQUENCE 1-like; the protein is MSGFFSLGGGKEQEQQEQQDTTNNSSFYLFKNEEIYNKGFELWQQYYQLHQQRIHHHHHHQVVGQDVDFSVGPSRRIISSGSGGSGSIGDDSSYRSAGFRVMRHGGGGGTGSGSSSGGGGGATMNCQDCGNQAKKDCPHMRCRTCCKSRGFQCQTHVKSTWVPAAKRRERQQVSALQTQQQQQQQNQQQLSLIRGDNPKRLRENPGGGGGGSSSLACTRLPTSTSGLDVGNFPAEVNYPASFRCVRVSAMDDAEEQYAYQTAVNIGGHVFKGILYDQGLESRYATSGRAGAGEASSGGGGGHGHHHDHDPQPPLNLIGTAAAATANAAVTSTNPALTMLDPSIYPTPLSAFMAGTQFFPPPRS